A stretch of Podospora bellae-mahoneyi strain CBS 112042 chromosome 5, whole genome shotgun sequence DNA encodes these proteins:
- a CDS encoding hypothetical protein (EggNog:ENOG503P34T), which produces MSGTCLFGKHSSRRVTMPVCSIRGISHNQTNSDTNMCRLPSEQGVRAMLGSTVPEDVTVARIQPLQSLRPQRIYQVHLSDNTSLRLVLPPISMWRPLRSEQASVATEVTAIDWLHQVLTRQSSSATPSSSQSARRGSEETSKQQNEDSKTLLRLLPSLVQHGQDTSTALRELFAFYEPSQGTAIALLEPKITVDPNSPERQQVDFEIGTFYRRFLIQPGLVSPTGRFGPLAAVIPLLQSSQPQRAQPGAGGLFGTGGAASWSVAFHSMLEGVLRDGEDMAVVLGYSTIRRHFRRLGYLLDDVTVPKFVVVDAAQDSNLLVERIPDGGDRGIRIAGLQSWSNCVFGDPLFATVFSDPADLPPPPPSDSFLRGLNSTASATSPPPPVTSASTMTATSNYLLTLNPQLIEALPSAPVRLLFYRIYHILTRIVAEFYRPRPDSTTRELEARRKLNVVLAKLAEIPDDFLCPPETHYSSLPATPNSSTSTKSLSKREYSVARPTGEMSPAKRMRELEMPIPKK; this is translated from the coding sequence ATGTCAGGTACCTGTCTCTTTGGAAAACACTCTTCTAGACGGGTAACGATGCCGGTTTGCTCTATCAGGGGCATCAGTCACAACCAGACAAACAGCGATACCAACATGTGTCGACTACCATCAGAGCAGGGTGTCCGGGCCATGTTGGGCTCAACTGTTCCTGAAGATGTTACCGTCGCCAGAATACAACCACTACAAAGTCTCAGGCCACAGAGGATATACCAAGTCCACCTTTCCGACAACACATCTCTACGCCTTGTTCTTCCACCAATTTCCATGTGGCGGCCCCTACGATCAGAACAAGCCAGCGTGGCCACCGAGGTAACAGCAATAGACTGGCTTCACCAGGTTCTCACTCGACAATCCTCATCAGCcacaccatcttcctcccagTCAGCCAGGAGAGGAAGCGAAGAAACCAGTAAACAGCAGAACGAAGACTCGAAAACCCTGCTACGACTGCTGCCATCCCTCGTCCAACACGGCCAGGACACCAGCACGGCCCTCCGCGAGCTATTCGCCTTTTATGAACCAAGTCAAGGCACAGCAATAGCCCTCTTGGAACCAAAGATCACAGTGGATCCAAACTCTCCCGAACGACAGCAAGTAGACTTCGAAATCGGCACATTCTACCGGCGATTCCTGATCCAACCCGGTTTGGTCTCGCCAACAGGTCGTTTCGGTCCATTGGCAGCTGTTATCCCTCTGCTACAAtcatcacaaccccaaaGAGCACAACCAGGAGCTGGGGGTTTATTTGGAACGGGAGGTGCGGCCAGTTGGTCGGTGGCCTTTCACTCCATGCTCGAAGGTGTTCTCAGAGACGGGGAGGACATGGCGGTTGTGCTGGGTTACTCGACAATACGACGGCACTTTCGGCGGTTAGGATACCTCTTGGACGACGTCACTGTGCCGAagtttgtggtggtggatgctgCCCAAGACTCTAACCTCTTGGTGGAAAGGATACCAGACGGTGGCGACAGAGGAATCAGAATAGCTGGTCTGCAGAGTTGGTCAAATTGCGTCTTTGGCGACCCTCTGTTTGCCACAGTGTTTAGCGATCCGGCAGACTtaccgccgccaccccctTCCGACTCTTTTCTCAGGGGGTTAAATTCGACTGCTTCAGCgacatcccctccaccacctgtAACGTCGGCGTCAACGATGACGGCAACATCAAACTACCTATTAACTCTCAACCCGCAATTAATAGAGGCCCTCCCGTCTGCCCCCGTCCGGCTGTTATTCTACCGGATCTACCACATCCTTACCCGCATCGTCGCCGAGTTCTACCGCCCCCGACCAGACTCCACGACGCGAGAGCTAGAAGCGCGGAGGAAGCTCAATGTAGTGTTGGCAAAACTAGCAGAGATACCAGATGATTTCTTGTGTCCTCCTGAAACCCACTACTCCAGCCTACCCGCGAcacccaacagcagcaccagcaccaagaGCCTAAGCAAACGTGAATACAGCGTTGCACGACCAACAGGGGAGATGAGTCCAGCAAAGAGAATGCGGGAGTTGGAAATGCCGATACCAAAGAAATAa